In Flavobacterium sp. N3904, one DNA window encodes the following:
- a CDS encoding T9SS type A sorting domain-containing protein — MKTILKLRLAVLAAMTTMSTYAIDGDFLLNVKKGNGKEISFSVNEIQKASVTIYDKDHNLIYSEVATGKGGILKTYSLEEFPDGIYFLEVETNSKKVTHEIVIKNEVSTLSRKSLAEVYKADLKMANQNVATAN; from the coding sequence ATGAAAACGATATTAAAACTTAGGTTAGCAGTATTGGCAGCAATGACTACAATGAGTACTTATGCAATTGATGGTGATTTTTTACTAAATGTAAAAAAAGGGAATGGAAAAGAAATTAGTTTTTCTGTAAATGAGATTCAAAAAGCAAGCGTAACCATTTATGACAAAGATCATAATTTAATCTATTCGGAAGTGGCAACTGGAAAAGGCGGAATATTAAAAACGTACAGCCTTGAAGAATTTCCTGATGGTATTTACTTTTTAGAAGTAGAAACCAATTCAAAAAAAGTAACTCATGAAATTGTTATAAAAAACGAAGTTTCTACCTTGTCAAGAAAATCGCTTGCCGAAGTTTACAAAGCAGATTTGAAAATGGCAAATCAAAATGTAGCTACTGCAAATTAA
- a CDS encoding AraC family transcriptional regulator, with translation MKKINPTLEIIAPTFGSSFSFSRYVENANCKSDLWHYHPEIELVFVNGGSGKRQIGSHISYYSDGDLVLIGSNLPHCGFTNEQTGNKNETVIQMRPDFLGSYFFEIPEIKNIQYLLSKAKGGIAFGPTTKKLIAGKIELMEHQSPFDRLLSMIGILNTLETNNEYTILNADGFSLELQVQDNDRINVVFNYVKDHFQEPIQLDAVSNLVSMTTPSFCRYFKKITNKTFTNFVNDYRLVHASKLLAEHTMSITEICFESGFNNFSHFNKSFKAFTGKSASQYRNELKSFIA, from the coding sequence ATGAAAAAAATAAATCCTACACTAGAAATTATTGCCCCAACTTTTGGTAGTTCTTTCTCTTTTTCCCGCTATGTCGAAAATGCCAATTGCAAATCAGACCTCTGGCATTATCATCCCGAAATAGAATTGGTCTTTGTAAATGGTGGTTCTGGAAAAAGACAAATAGGAAGTCATATATCCTATTATTCAGATGGTGATTTGGTCCTTATCGGGAGCAATTTACCTCATTGCGGATTTACAAATGAGCAAACCGGAAATAAAAATGAAACTGTAATCCAGATGCGTCCTGACTTTTTGGGAAGTTATTTTTTTGAAATTCCCGAGATCAAGAACATTCAGTACCTATTAAGTAAGGCAAAAGGCGGAATTGCTTTTGGACCAACGACCAAAAAATTAATTGCAGGCAAAATCGAACTTATGGAACATCAGTCCCCTTTTGATCGATTACTGAGCATGATCGGTATTTTGAACACTCTGGAGACCAATAATGAATATACAATATTGAATGCCGATGGTTTTTCGCTAGAATTACAAGTTCAAGATAATGACAGGATCAATGTGGTCTTCAACTATGTAAAAGACCATTTTCAGGAACCCATTCAGCTGGATGCCGTTTCAAATTTAGTGAGTATGACAACACCATCATTTTGCAGGTATTTTAAAAAAATAACCAACAAAACATTTACCAATTTTGTAAACGATTACCGATTGGTTCATGCTTCAAAACTTTTGGCAGAGCATACGATGAGTATTACCGAAATTTGTTTTGAAAGCGGATTCAATAATTTTAGTCATTTTAATAAATCATTTAAAGCTTTTACGGGGAAAAGTGCTTCGCAGTACAGGAATGAATTAAAGTCTTTTATAGCGTAA
- a CDS encoding alpha/beta hydrolase, whose amino-acid sequence MKKLLLVCIAFLLGNTIFSFAATVDTLQIPSIAMNKTYKAAVVLPNSYAKGKSVYPVLYLLHGAYGHYKDWLSSTPDKNTVKNLADQYNIIIVMPEGETFSFYLNSPVNKGSQFETYITEEVIQKIDRTYRTVNDKKGRVIAGLSMGGHGALYLSAKHPELFCAAGSMSGAVDMGSMLNPESKDRTTKLMEPVFGVEGASQEVYASHAVLNMVEKMKINKLGLIMDCGVDDFLIEPNRELHRRLVYSKVPHDYTERPGAHTWEYWENALPYQVLFFSKILKSNGVLVIN is encoded by the coding sequence ATGAAAAAACTTCTATTAGTCTGTATTGCATTTCTACTAGGCAATACAATCTTCTCTTTTGCCGCAACTGTAGATACTTTGCAAATTCCAAGTATTGCAATGAATAAAACATATAAAGCTGCTGTGGTACTGCCAAATTCTTATGCAAAGGGAAAATCGGTTTATCCGGTACTCTATTTGCTACATGGCGCTTACGGGCACTACAAAGATTGGTTATCAAGTACTCCTGATAAAAATACTGTCAAAAATTTAGCCGATCAGTATAATATTATAATTGTAATGCCAGAAGGAGAAACCTTTAGTTTTTATCTCAATAGTCCTGTAAACAAAGGAAGTCAGTTTGAAACCTATATAACCGAAGAAGTCATCCAGAAAATTGACAGAACCTACCGAACCGTAAATGACAAGAAAGGGCGCGTTATTGCTGGACTTTCTATGGGAGGTCATGGCGCATTGTACCTTTCTGCAAAACATCCCGAACTGTTTTGCGCAGCCGGCAGTATGAGTGGAGCGGTAGATATGGGCAGTATGCTTAATCCCGAATCCAAAGATAGAACCACCAAATTGATGGAACCCGTTTTTGGGGTTGAAGGCGCGTCTCAAGAAGTCTATGCTTCGCACGCAGTGCTGAATATGGTCGAAAAAATGAAAATCAATAAACTGGGATTGATTATGGATTGTGGCGTAGATGATTTTCTTATTGAACCAAATAGAGAATTACACAGACGACTTGTATACAGCAAAGTTCCGCACGATTATACCGAACGTCCAGGTGCTCACACTTGGGAATATTGGGAAAATGCATTGCCGTATCAAGTACTTTTTTTTAGTAAAATTTTAAAAAGCAATGGTGTTTTAGTCATTAACTAA
- a CDS encoding TerC family protein, with translation MVVWISFIVLIFIFLALDLGVFNKTPHIISTKEASKWTAIWFSLSMLFSGVIYWLYSTDFVANPDKLKPGVATMKFITGYLIELSLSIDNIFVIALIFASFKISKKYQHRVLFWGILGAIIFRGLMIFFGVLLIHKFSWATYLFGGFLLFTAIKMLFTKDEEEFNPKKSLVYRLLGKIVPISTETHKEHFFIKTEKGNAATPLFVALIVIEVMDVVFAVDSVPAILAITSDPFIVFSSNIFAILGLRSLYFFLANMLEKFSHLEYSLIAILSFVGLKMLLHDFIEVPEWASLSFIALTLIIGVVVSLKISKNEKGSEEVEL, from the coding sequence ATGGTAGTATGGATCTCATTTATTGTGTTGATATTTATATTTTTAGCATTAGACTTAGGAGTATTTAACAAAACACCACATATTATAAGTACCAAAGAAGCAAGTAAATGGACTGCCATTTGGTTTTCATTATCGATGTTATTTTCTGGTGTAATATATTGGCTTTATTCAACAGATTTTGTTGCAAATCCAGATAAGTTGAAACCAGGTGTTGCCACCATGAAATTTATTACTGGTTACTTAATTGAATTATCGTTAAGTATTGACAATATCTTTGTAATAGCTTTAATTTTTGCTTCATTCAAAATTTCAAAAAAATACCAACATCGTGTTTTGTTTTGGGGTATTTTGGGAGCTATCATTTTTCGTGGGTTAATGATATTCTTTGGTGTTTTACTAATTCATAAATTTAGTTGGGCTACTTATCTGTTTGGTGGTTTTTTATTATTTACAGCCATAAAAATGTTGTTTACCAAAGATGAAGAAGAATTTAATCCCAAAAAATCTCTGGTTTATAGACTTTTAGGTAAGATTGTGCCCATTTCAACAGAGACTCACAAAGAACATTTTTTTATAAAAACTGAAAAAGGAAATGCCGCAACACCTCTATTTGTCGCATTAATAGTTATTGAAGTTATGGATGTGGTTTTTGCCGTAGATAGTGTTCCCGCGATTCTGGCCATCACATCTGATCCTTTTATTGTATTCAGTTCTAATATTTTTGCAATTTTAGGTCTGCGTTCTTTATACTTTTTCCTTGCCAATATGTTGGAAAAATTCAGTCATTTGGAATATAGCCTGATTGCTATTTTGAGTTTTGTAGGCCTAAAAATGTTACTTCATGATTTTATAGAAGTTCCAGAATGGGCATCTTTGAGTTTTATAGCTTTGACCCTAATTATAGGTGTAGTTGTTTCTTTGAAAATCAGTAAAAATGAAAAGGGATCTGAAGAAGTGGAGTTATAA
- a CDS encoding glutamine synthetase beta-grasp domain-containing protein, whose protein sequence is MAKIKLEYIWLDGYEPTQNLRSKTKVEEHENFKGTLAEIGNWSFDGSSTKQAEGGSSDCLLVPVAIYPDPTRINGYLVMTEVMFADGAPHPSNGRSTIDDDGDFWFGFEQEYFIMDTKTLLPLGFPIGGYPAPQGMYYCSVGGKNTHGRKLVEEHADLCIAAGLNFEGINQEVACGQWEFQLFAKGAKKAGDEIWVARYLLDRLTEKYGYYIEYHPKPLGDTDWNGSGMHANFSNEVLRTCGDKATYDKICEAFRPVVEEHIAVYGAFNEQRLTGKHETASIHDFSYGVSDRGASIRIPLYTVQHGWKGYLEDRRPASNGDPYKIAARIIKTVKSAL, encoded by the coding sequence ATGGCTAAAATTAAATTAGAGTATATCTGGTTAGACGGATACGAACCTACGCAAAATTTAAGAAGTAAAACTAAAGTTGAAGAACACGAAAACTTCAAAGGTACATTGGCAGAAATAGGAAACTGGTCTTTTGACGGTTCATCAACAAAACAAGCTGAAGGTGGATCTTCTGACTGTTTACTTGTACCTGTTGCTATCTATCCAGATCCTACACGTATTAATGGATATTTAGTGATGACAGAAGTTATGTTTGCTGATGGTGCTCCACACCCATCTAATGGTAGATCTACTATTGATGATGATGGTGATTTCTGGTTTGGTTTCGAACAAGAATATTTTATAATGGACACTAAAACTTTACTACCATTAGGATTCCCTATTGGAGGTTACCCTGCTCCACAAGGAATGTACTACTGTTCAGTAGGTGGAAAAAATACACATGGAAGAAAATTAGTTGAAGAGCATGCCGATTTATGTATTGCTGCTGGACTTAACTTTGAAGGAATTAATCAAGAAGTTGCTTGTGGTCAATGGGAATTTCAATTATTCGCTAAAGGCGCTAAAAAAGCAGGTGATGAAATCTGGGTTGCTAGATACTTATTAGATCGTTTGACTGAAAAATATGGTTACTATATTGAATACCACCCAAAACCACTAGGAGATACAGACTGGAATGGTTCAGGTATGCATGCTAACTTCTCTAACGAAGTTTTAAGAACTTGTGGAGACAAAGCAACTTATGACAAAATATGTGAAGCTTTCCGTCCGGTAGTTGAAGAGCACATTGCTGTTTACGGAGCTTTCAACGAGCAACGTTTAACAGGTAAACACGAAACTGCATCTATTCACGATTTCTCTTATGGAGTATCCGATAGAGGAGCTTCAATCAGAATTCCATTGTACACTGTACAACATGGTTGGAAAGGATATCTTGAAGATAGAAGACCAGCTTCTAATGGTGATCCATATAAAATTGCAGCAAGAATTATCAAAACTGTAAAATCAGCTTTGTAA
- a CDS encoding glutamine synthetase III — protein MSSIRFQALKEASNRKLVDFQESGRKSVLFGANVFNDKAMKQYLTSDAFKGVQGAVQHGTKIDRKLADYIAMGMKEWALSKGVTHYTHWFQPLTGTTAEKHDAFFETSYDGSDPLEKFGGAQLVQQEPDASSFPNGGIRNTFEARGYTAWDPTSPAFIFGTTLCIPTIFISYTGEALDNKIPLLRALSAMDDAATEVCKYFDKNVKKVTATLGWEQEYFLIDKSLANSRPDIVMTGRTLLGHTSAKGQQLDDHYFGSIPTRALTYMRDLEQECMLLGIPVKTRHNEVAPNQFEFAPIFEETNLAVDHNCLLMDIMQKVAERHDLKVLLHEKPFKGVNGSGKHNNWSLATDTGVNLLSPSKTPMTNLQFLTFFINTIKAVNDYEALLRGSIATASNDHRLGANEAPPAIISVFIGEQLTKVLAELEGVSTGKLSPEEKTDLKLNVVGKIPDVLLDNTDRNRTSPFAFTGNKFEFRAVGSSANCSNAMTTLNTIVAKQLKDFKIAVDDLIESKDMKKDDAIFNVLREYIKVSKKVLFEGDGYSEAWQKEAAKRGLSNFKTTPEALKARASKQAIDLFAEMGIMNHIEVEARYEIELEEYTKKIQIEGRVLGDISKNHVIPTAIKYQNTLIENVKGLKDIFGSDFESIAKEQIILIKEISGHIEGINSKVEEMTEERKKANNLTNVQAMAEAYCNHVKPYFEIIRNHCDKLELLVDNELWTLTKYRELLLTK, from the coding sequence ATGTCATCAATTCGTTTTCAAGCTTTAAAAGAAGCTTCAAACAGAAAGTTAGTAGATTTTCAAGAGTCAGGTAGAAAATCAGTGCTTTTTGGGGCAAATGTATTCAATGATAAAGCCATGAAGCAGTATTTAACTTCGGATGCTTTTAAAGGAGTGCAAGGTGCGGTTCAACACGGAACCAAAATAGACAGAAAACTGGCTGATTATATCGCCATGGGAATGAAAGAATGGGCTTTATCCAAAGGCGTAACGCATTATACCCACTGGTTTCAGCCACTTACAGGAACTACGGCAGAAAAACATGATGCTTTTTTTGAAACTTCTTATGACGGAAGCGATCCATTAGAAAAATTTGGTGGCGCTCAGTTGGTACAACAGGAACCGGATGCATCTAGTTTCCCCAACGGCGGAATTAGAAATACATTCGAAGCTCGAGGCTATACTGCTTGGGACCCAACCTCGCCAGCATTTATATTTGGAACCACTTTGTGTATTCCAACTATTTTTATATCCTATACAGGAGAAGCACTGGACAATAAAATTCCATTGTTGAGAGCTTTGTCGGCTATGGATGATGCTGCCACCGAAGTTTGCAAATATTTTGATAAAAATGTCAAAAAAGTAACCGCTACACTTGGCTGGGAACAAGAATATTTCCTGATTGACAAATCGTTGGCCAACTCCCGTCCGGATATTGTTATGACTGGAAGAACTTTGTTGGGACATACATCTGCCAAAGGACAACAACTCGATGATCATTATTTTGGTTCTATACCTACTCGTGCATTAACTTATATGAGAGATTTGGAACAAGAATGTATGTTGCTTGGAATACCTGTAAAAACACGTCATAACGAGGTGGCACCCAATCAATTTGAGTTTGCCCCTATTTTTGAAGAAACCAATTTAGCAGTAGATCACAACTGTTTATTGATGGATATTATGCAAAAAGTGGCCGAGCGCCATGACTTGAAAGTATTGCTTCACGAAAAACCTTTCAAAGGAGTAAATGGATCCGGAAAACACAACAACTGGTCATTGGCTACAGATACGGGAGTAAACTTGTTGAGTCCAAGCAAAACACCGATGACTAATTTGCAGTTTTTAACTTTCTTCATCAATACAATAAAAGCTGTAAATGATTACGAAGCTTTGTTAAGAGGCTCTATAGCAACTGCAAGCAATGATCATCGATTGGGCGCCAATGAAGCACCACCGGCGATTATCTCCGTGTTCATAGGAGAACAATTGACTAAAGTATTGGCCGAATTAGAAGGTGTTTCTACCGGTAAATTATCTCCCGAAGAAAAAACAGACCTGAAACTAAATGTTGTAGGCAAAATTCCAGACGTACTTTTGGATAATACGGATAGAAATAGAACTTCCCCATTTGCTTTTACCGGAAATAAATTTGAATTTAGAGCGGTTGGTTCATCTGCAAACTGTTCGAATGCGATGACAACCTTGAATACAATTGTCGCAAAACAACTCAAAGATTTTAAAATTGCTGTAGATGATTTAATCGAATCAAAAGACATGAAGAAAGATGATGCAATTTTCAATGTTTTGAGAGAATATATCAAAGTGTCCAAAAAAGTTCTTTTCGAAGGCGACGGTTACAGCGAGGCTTGGCAAAAAGAAGCTGCAAAGAGAGGGTTGAGCAATTTTAAAACTACTCCAGAAGCCTTGAAAGCCAGAGCTTCCAAACAAGCCATCGATTTGTTTGCCGAAATGGGAATTATGAACCATATCGAAGTCGAAGCGCGTTACGAAATTGAATTGGAAGAATACACCAAAAAAATCCAGATTGAAGGCAGAGTATTGGGCGATATCTCAAAAAATCACGTAATTCCTACTGCTATTAAGTACCAAAACACCTTAATCGAAAATGTAAAAGGATTGAAAGATATATTTGGATCAGATTTTGAGTCCATTGCCAAGGAGCAAATCATTTTGATAAAAGAGATTTCTGGTCATATTGAAGGTATCAATTCTAAAGTGGAAGAGATGACTGAAGAAAGAAAGAAGGCAAATAATTTAACAAATGTTCAAGCAATGGCCGAAGCGTACTGCAATCATGTAAAACCCTATTTTGAAATCATTAGAAACCACTGTGACAAGCTGGAATTACTAGTAGATAATGAACTTTGGACATTAACAAAATATAGAGAACTATTATTGACTAAATAA
- a CDS encoding OmpA family protein, protein MKLFISFLFCLIGSCTFAQEQVSFFFDSNKSALNKEEAKKLSQWIVANKEVKIIGVYGYCDEEGSVGYNDTLAKKRIDCIFNILKDKVKFREDFKTRNFGKLHTISKIKAENRKVILFYIQPKDFEHEEEIIAETKEKVEKKKVTIVQFPENASIENPDGSVTEIKMDTLFMRKISLAKVGEKLKLENMNFYINTFAVMPQSRAKMFELLTVLNSYPEMKIQIQGHICCVSKDVRDLATQRAKAIYKFLEFYGIDKSRMTFVGYGSDKPLFPIPEKTEEEREANRRVEIEIIAN, encoded by the coding sequence ATGAAGCTATTTATCTCCTTTTTATTTTGTTTAATCGGCTCTTGCACATTTGCACAGGAGCAGGTTTCGTTTTTTTTTGACAGCAATAAATCTGCTTTAAACAAAGAAGAAGCAAAAAAACTCAGCCAATGGATAGTTGCAAATAAAGAAGTTAAGATTATAGGTGTTTATGGCTATTGTGATGAAGAAGGCTCTGTAGGTTATAATGATACTTTGGCTAAAAAAAGAATTGATTGTATTTTTAATATTTTAAAAGATAAAGTAAAATTTAGAGAAGATTTCAAGACAAGAAATTTCGGAAAACTACATACGATATCAAAAATAAAAGCCGAAAATAGAAAAGTAATACTCTTTTACATTCAACCAAAAGATTTTGAACATGAAGAGGAAATTATTGCAGAAACAAAAGAAAAAGTAGAAAAAAAGAAAGTAACTATAGTCCAATTTCCAGAAAATGCAAGTATAGAAAATCCCGACGGATCTGTTACCGAAATAAAAATGGATACGCTGTTTATGAGGAAAATAAGTTTAGCCAAAGTGGGAGAAAAACTTAAATTGGAAAATATGAATTTTTACATCAATACTTTTGCAGTTATGCCACAATCGAGAGCGAAAATGTTTGAATTATTGACTGTTTTGAATAGCTATCCGGAAATGAAAATTCAAATTCAGGGGCATATCTGTTGTGTGAGCAAAGATGTACGAGATCTGGCTACGCAACGAGCCAAAGCTATTTACAAGTTCCTTGAATTTTATGGTATTGACAAAAGCAGAATGACTTTTGTAGGTTATGGAAGTGACAAACCCTTATTTCCCATACCCGAAAAAACAGAGGAAGAACGGGAAGCCAACCGCAGAGTCGAGATTGAAATTATTGCCAATTAA
- a CDS encoding AIR synthase related protein, with the protein MSSDTSKRYAQRGVSASKEDVHNAIKNIDKGLFPQAFCKIVPDYLTQDEEYCLIMHADGAGTKSSLAYMYWKETGDISVWKGIAQDALIMNIDDLLCVGATDNILLSSTIGRNKNLIPGEVLSAIINGTEELIKELDSFGVTIHSTGGETADVGDIVRTIIVDSTVTARMKRSKVIDNANIKAGDVIVGMASFGQATYEKSYNGGMGSNGLTSARHDVFEKYLATKYPESFDAAVPNELIYSGQVKLTDAVANSPIDAGQLVLSPTRTYAPIIKKILDKYNSNDIHGMVHCSGGAQTKILHFVQNLHIIKDNLFPVPPLFQLIQEQSKTDWKEMYQVFNCGHRMEVYVPEAIAQDIIAISKSFNVEAQIVGRVEASTDKKLTITSEYGTFEY; encoded by the coding sequence ATGAGTTCAGATACTTCAAAAAGATATGCACAGCGCGGTGTTTCGGCATCCAAAGAAGATGTTCATAACGCCATAAAAAATATTGACAAAGGATTATTTCCTCAAGCTTTCTGTAAAATAGTTCCCGATTATTTAACACAAGACGAAGAATATTGCCTTATTATGCATGCAGATGGTGCCGGAACAAAATCTTCATTGGCGTACATGTACTGGAAAGAAACTGGCGATATATCCGTTTGGAAAGGCATTGCCCAAGATGCTTTAATCATGAATATTGATGATTTATTGTGTGTGGGGGCTACTGATAACATTTTACTTTCATCGACCATTGGCAGAAATAAAAACCTTATTCCGGGCGAAGTTTTATCTGCTATTATCAATGGAACCGAAGAGCTTATAAAAGAATTGGACTCCTTTGGTGTAACGATACATTCTACCGGTGGAGAAACTGCCGATGTAGGTGATATCGTAAGAACCATAATTGTTGATTCAACCGTGACGGCCAGAATGAAACGATCAAAAGTAATCGATAATGCCAATATTAAAGCAGGTGATGTTATAGTAGGAATGGCCTCTTTTGGTCAAGCCACTTATGAAAAAAGTTACAACGGCGGAATGGGAAGCAACGGATTGACCTCTGCGCGTCACGATGTTTTCGAGAAATATTTGGCAACCAAATACCCAGAAAGTTTTGATGCGGCAGTTCCTAATGAACTTATTTATTCGGGACAAGTAAAATTGACCGATGCCGTGGCCAATTCTCCGATAGATGCAGGACAATTGGTGCTTTCTCCAACAAGAACTTATGCTCCAATTATCAAGAAAATTTTAGACAAATATAACTCGAATGATATTCATGGAATGGTACATTGCAGCGGTGGAGCACAAACCAAAATCTTGCATTTTGTACAAAATCTACATATTATAAAAGACAATTTATTTCCAGTTCCACCATTATTTCAACTGATTCAAGAACAATCCAAAACTGATTGGAAAGAAATGTATCAAGTATTCAATTGTGGACACCGTATGGAAGTTTATGTGCCGGAAGCCATTGCGCAAGATATTATTGCCATCTCAAAATCATTCAATGTAGAAGCACAAATTGTGGGTAGAGTTGAAGCTTCGACCGATAAAAAACTTACAATTACCAGCGAATACGGTACTTTCGAATATTAA
- a CDS encoding GNAT family N-acetyltransferase, translating to MNSTSKFSQNTILEDDFVLLRPLLANDIENLLDISLNEPETWEYSLVRANGRENLENYIQLALKAKENNTEFPFIVFDKRSGKYAGSTRFYDINLAFKTIQLGYTWYGKNFRGTGLNKHCKYLLLQFAFETLGMERVEFRADNNNQRSIAAMKSIGCKVEGVMRSHMPTLGSEIRRDSIILSILKNEWFGDVKENLKSKL from the coding sequence ATGAACTCTACATCAAAATTCTCCCAAAACACCATCCTAGAAGACGATTTCGTTTTGCTCAGACCTTTACTGGCAAACGATATTGAAAATCTATTGGATATTTCCCTCAACGAACCCGAAACTTGGGAGTACTCACTAGTGCGTGCCAACGGTCGAGAAAATCTGGAAAACTACATTCAATTAGCCCTAAAAGCAAAAGAAAACAATACCGAATTTCCCTTTATAGTTTTCGATAAAAGATCAGGAAAGTATGCTGGAAGCACCCGTTTTTACGACATTAATTTAGCTTTCAAAACAATACAGTTGGGTTATACTTGGTATGGAAAAAATTTTAGGGGGACTGGACTCAATAAACATTGCAAATATCTTTTATTACAATTTGCTTTCGAAACCCTTGGAATGGAACGCGTAGAATTTCGCGCAGATAATAACAATCAACGAAGTATTGCCGCCATGAAAAGCATAGGCTGCAAAGTCGAAGGCGTTATGAGAAGCCACATGCCAACTTTAGGCAGTGAAATTCGTAGGGACAGTATTATTTTAAGCATCCTAAAAAACGAATGGTTTGGGGATGTAAAAGAAAATCTTAAGAGTAAATTGTAA
- the rhuM gene encoding RhuM family protein, translated as MENQIEIYKSLDNKIELKVNLDQDTVWLNRQQLAVLFDRDVKTIGKHINNVFNDDELDKESVVANFATTATDGKKYQVDFYNLDVIISVGYRVKSKQGTQFRQWATQRLKDYLVKGYVINEKRLKEAENKFQELKQAVSLLETIVKTKVITGDEAHGLLKVLGDYAFALDILDQYDHQTLQIEETGNKEVFRISYAEAKKAIEELKTKFGGSQLFGNEKDDSFKGSLETIYQTFDGIELYSSVEEKAAHLLYFVTKNHSFSDGNKRIAAFLFVWFLDRNSLLYHKGNKVIDDNALVALTLMIAESKSDDKDMMVKVVINLINNKK; from the coding sequence ATGGAAAACCAGATTGAAATATATAAATCGTTAGATAATAAAATTGAGCTAAAAGTAAATCTAGACCAAGACACAGTTTGGCTCAATCGCCAACAATTGGCAGTTCTTTTCGATAGAGATGTTAAAACTATCGGTAAGCATATTAATAATGTATTTAATGATGATGAATTGGATAAAGAATCAGTTGTCGCAAATTTTGCGACAACTGCAACTGATGGGAAAAAATATCAAGTTGACTTCTACAATCTCGATGTAATTATTTCAGTAGGCTATCGCGTAAAATCCAAACAAGGAACTCAATTTCGACAATGGGCCACCCAACGTTTAAAAGATTATTTGGTTAAAGGGTATGTCATAAACGAAAAACGTTTAAAGGAAGCGGAGAATAAGTTTCAAGAATTAAAGCAAGCTGTCTCTTTATTGGAAACTATTGTGAAAACAAAAGTCATTACTGGAGATGAAGCCCATGGTTTATTAAAAGTATTGGGTGATTATGCTTTTGCTTTAGACATATTAGATCAGTACGATCATCAAACTTTACAAATTGAAGAAACAGGTAATAAAGAAGTTTTCAGGATTTCTTATGCCGAAGCCAAAAAAGCAATTGAAGAGTTGAAAACTAAATTCGGAGGGTCGCAGTTGTTTGGCAATGAAAAAGACGATTCTTTCAAAGGTTCGTTGGAAACGATTTACCAAACTTTTGATGGTATCGAATTGTATTCATCAGTTGAAGAAAAAGCAGCTCATCTTTTATATTTTGTAACCAAAAATCATTCTTTTTCAGATGGGAACAAGCGCATCGCCGCTTTTCTGTTTGTATGGTTTTTGGACCGTAATTCATTATTGTATCATAAAGGCAATAAAGTAATAGATGACAATGCCTTGGTAGCATTGACTTTAATGATTGCTGAATCAAAATCGGATGATAAAGATATGATGGTTAAGGTCGTTATTAATTTGATAAACAATAAAAAATAG